Within the Piliocolobus tephrosceles isolate RC106 chromosome 15, ASM277652v3, whole genome shotgun sequence genome, the region GTGTAGGAGAGCAAACCCAAACCCAGACTATGTATTTATCCCTGTGAGGACAAACTGCTTTCCTTCCAAGAGGGGAGGGGCCTGATATACTTAACCTGCCACCACAAGTTTCTGTCTCAGAACATTCTTGATTTGCCCTTAATCTGAAAAACTTAAGAAATTTTGCAGAGTATGAAATTCCACTGGAAGAGTTTCTTTTCTGCATTTTGAGATATCACTCTATTGTCTTTTCTCAGGAGCATTCACCCTTTTGGCTATAAAGGATGTTTCCTCCATGCTAGAGAGAAATAAGTACAGGTCCTGAACAATCTGATATCTCCACAGCAGTGGAGGTATCACCTCCACTGATGGCACTGTGGTCTAAGTACCCAGGCCATATAGAGCTCCAAGTATCTATGGGatgaaataagaattttaaaggaCCTACATCTTAGCTGTTGTCGCAAATGAGTTTGCATTCATATGTGCAGCTTCCAAACCAATATGTTTTGGCTGTTTGCATCTTCATACCTGTGGAAGGACCTTGGGCCTCTTCCCCCAGTCCTCTCCATGGTTCTTAGAGGTTTGAGAAAGGCAATCTAGATTTCATGAGCTTGTCACCTCCCCAGCCCCAACCCTATGCACTGACTTCCTTGTTTTTGTGCTGGTGTGACTACAGTACTGAGCATAAGTACTATATCAGCAGAGAGCATATTGTGGTTTTATTGTTCCTTTATTTTAGATCCTGATTCTGTAGGTCTCCGTAGGACCTGAGATTCTGAATTTCTGGCAAGCTTCAAAATAATGCCAATGTATCATCCATAAAGTACACCTTGAGTGTTAAAGATGTACACAACAAGGAAAATTTTATCTAATGATTAGGCAATACATGAATAATAGTAGCCAAAATAAAAGGTGGAAATTGTGCTATAAGATTTGGGAAAGATTTTCAGGGTAGAGGTGACTATATTAAACCTTGAAGTGAGTAATGAAGGATAGATAGGAAtggacaaaagaatgaaatcccaAGACAGGTCTAGTTCTGGATAGCTGAAGAGAGAGATAAGGCTGCAACTCTAAGCTTTACTCCTGTGGAGTTCTTTTCTTGCAGAGCGAGAAGTTTCCTTCATCAACAGGCCCCGGGCCAGTTGGATGGATCCCACTTACATTGAGGGCAGATGTTCCCCACTAGTACACTGACTTACACACCAATCTTCTttggaaacaccctcatagacacaccccaAACTAACACATTACCAGTTCTTTAAATATTCCTTAAACCAGTCAAATTGAcacttaaaattaaccatcacgcTACTTATACTAGGGATAGTGATCGGGAGTCCATTGAGGTGGTTAGGGTGCTCAGGAGCTGGCTTTGCTACAGTAAGACCTCCTTGGTGGAGAAACAGCATGCACAGTGGCTCTGAGAAGCTGGAGGAGGGTCACTGGAGTCAATGTGCTTCCGGTCTGAAATTGACCAAGAATATAGTGTTTGTGGACCAGGACTGGTTAGAAGTTACAGAGGTCTTAAGAGACCCATCCCTCCTCAGTCTACCGTGCACCTACTGGGGGTTCCCACTCTTAGGAATAATTCCATTGTTTATTTTGTGGCATCAGAGATGAGTCATTGGCCCTGAATAAGTCCCATAATGTTTCTCAACTCAGTATCCGTGACTATATTTCCTGCTCTTCAAAGCTTAGCATGCCCTCATTTTTCAGGGTGCTTGGATAAGTGTTAACCATACTGTTCACATAAAGAGTCACTAAATCCTCTGGCATCAGGAACTAGAAAATATCCTGAGTGTTGGGCAGTCCCAGCCCTAGTGAGGCAGAACTTCCTTCTTTGCCCATGTGGATAAAAGGCCTGGGCCCTGTTACAGCCTGTCAGAAAACCCAAATGCAGCAGAAGCCATAGTTGATAATGGTAGGGATACAGGGTCCTTCGTAACAGATTATCAGTGTGGCCTATGTTGGAAAGTCTGGTGACCTCTGATTTTGTCTTGCTTCTGGGTCTTTGACTTTCGCACTCTTTGTCGTGTTAGAGTTCCTGGGCCTAGGCCTGAGCAGGATTCATAGGTGCAGCTGCTTTTGCTGGAGGTAGACTGCATCCAAGAAAGGAAGTGTGCTGGGTGAGTTTTGGGAGTAGAGATTCTGACTGGGGTCACCGCTGGGCTGGCCACCAGTCTTCCTTCTGACCCAGGGTTAAACTGTGGCTTGGGACTGACTCAGGTCCTCTCTTGGGGTCGGTCTGCACATAAAAGGACTCCTATCCTTGGCAGTTCTGAAACAACACCACCACAATGCTAAAAGGTAAAGATCCTCATGCAAGGGCGAAAAATTGACAAGGGGGTGATATTCTGTGCTCTCATtcttactaatttacattttgacTTTCTCAACAGTGTCGAAAAGTGAAATGCCTCAGCGGGGGAGCATTCAGGATATCAATCATCGGGTGTGGGTTCTTCAGGACCAGATCCTTATAGCAGTCCCGAGGAAGGACCGTGTGTCTCCAGGTGAGTAGCCACAGTCTGCCAAAGGCAGCTCCTTTGGCCAGTGCTGTTTTGTGTTTGGTGCTCAGACCTTATTCCACAGTGGGCTTGTTAACTGGGCGTATCTACAGAGAGGAGCATCTCACAGCCAGTAATGAACAGAGGGTGAGAATAAGGTTGTTCTGGGACTATGGTCATGAagtcagagaagagagagaaggctaAAGGGAGACTGAAGGGTCAGCCTATGATAAAGAGTGGAAGACatattctgagaaacttcaaggAGTAAGAGTAGGACAAAAGAGGGTAATCTATGGGAAGACCAGTTTTTGAATCCATGAAAGACTGACTTTTCTAATGGAAAGTGTTCCCCAGACATAGGATGGGTGTCTGGGTTAGGTGGTGGGTGGCGAGGTGACCACTCTGTGAGTGCACTCTGAGTGTCAGTTAGCAGATTCCCTAAAAACTCTGGCTCAGAGATACCACCCTGGAAATGGCACCTGAACACCTCTTTTCACATCGTGTTCCCAGTCACTATTGCCTTAATCTCATGCCGACATGTGGAGACCCTTGAGAAAGACAGAGGGAACCCCATCTACCTGGGACTGAATGGGCTCAATCTCTGCTTGATGTGTGCTAAGGCTGGGGACCAGCCCACACTGCAGCTGAAGGTGAGTGTGGAAGACAGGTCCTGCCATTTATTTGATAGAAACTTAGATTTTAGGATCTTTTAAAAGACAATGTACTTATTATgcttatgcatttttatttttggtttccttGGGGTTGTATATGTTGTGAAAGACTAAGAAAAGTTGCAGGGATGTTTTGAAACAAACCTACTgagatgatttattattttaatttgcaaaaatattattaatttggcAAGGACGATGTCTAACTTcaatagaacacacacacacacagtaaaatcAGCAAGGACATTTTAGCAGTTAATTATCACAAAGTAGATGAACTTATGAAAACATCTTTTTGGCAAAAAATACATTGCAACTTCAAGTGAGCAAACATAATTCTCTGTAACAAACACTTTAATAATTGCaattttctgttattaaaaaaagaTAGTTATAGCAGGCCTCTGTGTACTACAGGAACTCTCTTGACCCTTTTCAGTAAACAAGCATAGGCAGACACTCAATTTGATGACAAGATATAAAACAGTGTTTTTCAGCCAGGGGTGATTTTGCTGCATGGACATTTGTTAATGTCTGGAGATGTTTTGGTTGTGACAACCTGGGATGGGGGTG harbors:
- the IL36A gene encoding interleukin-36 alpha isoform X2 translates to MLKVSKSEMPQRGSIQDINHRVWVLQDQILIAVPRKDRVSPVTIALISCRHVETLEKDRGNPIYLGLNGLNLCLMCAKAGDQPTLQLKEKDIMDLYNQPEPVKSFLFYHSQSGRSSTFESVAFPGWFIAVSSEGGCPLILTQELGKANTTDFGLTMLF
- the IL36A gene encoding interleukin-36 alpha isoform X4: MKIAEPRGLMKKFIVVLYGKLRLCSWYLTELFSMSKSEMPQRGSIQDINHRVWVLQDQILIAVPRKDRVSPVTIALISCRHVETLEKDRGNPIYLGLNGLNLCLMCAKAGDQPTLQLKPEWQELHLRVCGLPWLVHRCQL
- the IL36A gene encoding interleukin-36 alpha isoform X3 — protein: MPQRGSIQDINHRVWVLQDQILIAVPRKDRVSPVTIALISCRHVETLEKDRGNPIYLGLNGLNLCLMCAKAGDQPTLQLKEKDIMDLYNQPEPVKSFLFYHSQSGRSSTFESVAFPGWFIAVSSEGGCPLILTQELGKANTTDFGLTMLF